In the Geobacter sp. FeAm09 genome, one interval contains:
- a CDS encoding class I SAM-dependent methyltransferase, translating into MAINAHEFDEIARNIFAPAYPLLAGQIVSATGLSKGACLDVGSGGGYLGLALASVTDLQVWLLDECEDNRNIAEENICQRDLAGRVRALTGDVHAIPLGDGSIDLVVSRSSLFFWKNPDVAFREIRRVLAPGGSAYIGGGFGSKELRCRIEEQMSRRSPDWRPKFDERQDDDFFVAHLRSAGIEDFRITRDESGFWISFPK; encoded by the coding sequence ATGGCGATCAACGCCCATGAATTCGATGAGATTGCGCGAAATATCTTCGCACCTGCGTATCCGCTGCTGGCGGGACAGATCGTTTCTGCTACCGGCCTCTCAAAAGGTGCATGCCTCGATGTCGGCAGCGGGGGCGGCTATCTGGGGCTGGCATTGGCCTCGGTGACCGACCTTCAGGTCTGGCTGCTCGACGAATGCGAAGACAACAGGAACATCGCCGAGGAAAACATCTGCCAAAGGGACCTGGCCGGCAGGGTCCGGGCGCTCACCGGGGATGTCCACGCCATCCCGCTTGGAGACGGGTCCATTGACCTTGTGGTCAGCAGGAGTTCGCTCTTTTTCTGGAAGAACCCGGATGTGGCCTTCAGGGAAATCAGGCGGGTGCTCGCTCCGGGAGGTTCGGCATATATCGGCGGCGGCTTCGGTTCAAAGGAGCTTCGCTGCCGTATTGAAGAGCAGATGTCCCGGCGTTCGCCCGACTGGCGGCCGAAGTTCGACGAAAGACAGGACGATGATTTCTTTGTCGCCCACCTCCGCTCCGCAGGCATCGAGGATTTCCGGATTACCAGGGATGAAAGCGGTTTCTGGATTTCATTCCCCAAATAA
- a CDS encoding PAS domain-containing protein, protein MQHTSDSIVIKEYFATERGEFTGGKIICASATKARHYGLTMDTIRGCTDFDLLPREQAEKALQDDLWVMKHRKPIEDQRETITHKNGEIVKVSVTKFPWILPSGEVVGVMCIARNITIRERAKQQARDLLEFMKREILHPLLPLYHAGCRPSPSGNVLKPVILRLIRKLAETRDLKA, encoded by the coding sequence ATGCAACATACGAGCGATTCCATCGTCATCAAGGAATACTTCGCCACCGAGCGGGGCGAGTTCACGGGCGGCAAAATTATCTGCGCCAGCGCAACCAAGGCCCGGCACTACGGCCTCACCATGGACACCATCCGGGGTTGCACCGATTTCGACCTGCTGCCCCGCGAACAGGCCGAAAAGGCCCTGCAGGACGACCTGTGGGTGATGAAACACCGCAAACCGATTGAAGACCAGCGCGAAACCATAACCCACAAAAACGGCGAAATCGTCAAGGTTTCCGTCACCAAATTTCCCTGGATCCTGCCGAGCGGTGAAGTGGTGGGGGTCATGTGCATAGCCCGGAACATCACCATAAGAGAAAGGGCCAAGCAACAGGCCCGCGACCTGCTGGAGTTCATGAAACGGGAGATTTTGCACCCCCTTCTCCCGCTGTACCATGCCGGTTGCAGGCCATCTCCGTCAGGCAACGTGCTGAAGCCCGTCATCCTGCGTTTGATACGAAAGCTGGCCGAAACGAGGGATTTGAAGGCATGA